The following proteins are co-located in the Chlorocebus sabaeus isolate Y175 chromosome 21, mChlSab1.0.hap1, whole genome shotgun sequence genome:
- the ZC3HAV1L gene encoding zinc finger CCCH-type antiviral protein 1-like isoform X1 has translation MAEPTVCSFLTKVLCAHGGRMFLRDLRGHVELSEARLRDVLQRAGPERFLLQEVETQEGLGDAEAEAAAGAVGGGGTSAWRVVAVSSVRLCARYQRGECQACDQLHFCRRHMLGKCPNRDCWSTCTLSHDIHTPVNMQVLKNHGLFGLNEAQLRILLLQNDPCLLPEVCLLYNKGEALYGYCNLKDKCNKFHVCKSFVKGECKLQTCKRSHQLIHAASLKLLQDQGLNIPSVVNFQIISTYKHMKLHKMLENTENSSPSTEHSQGLEKQGVHAAGAAEAGPLASVPAQSAKKPCPDGVSLCRPGWSAVA, from the exons ATGGCGGAGCCCACGGTGTGCTCCTTTCTCACCAAGGTGCTGTGCGCCCACGGCGGCCGCATGTTCCTGCGGGACCTGCGCGGCCACGTGGAGCTGTCGGAGGCCAGGCTCCGGGACGTGCTGCAGCGCGCCGGGCCCGAGCGTTTCCTGCTGCAGGAGGTGGAGACCCAGGAGGGCCTCGGGGAcgcggaggccgaggcggcggcCGGCGCGGTGGGCGGTGGCGGCACCTCCGCCTGGAGGGTTGTGGCCGTGTCCTCTGTGCGCCTCTGCGCCCGCTACCAGCGCGGCGAGTGCCAGGCCTGCGACCAGCTGCACTTCTGCCGCCGGCACATGCTGGGCAAGTGCCCCAACCGGGACTGCTG GTCTACCTGTACCCTTTCCCATGATATCCACACACCTGTCAACATGCAGGTGCTGAAAAACCATGGACTTTTTGGTCTCAATGAAGCCCAGCTTCGGATCCTGCTTTTGCAGAATGACCCTTGTCTTTTACCAGAG GTCTGTTTGCTCTACAACAAAGGGGAAGCCCTCTATGGCTACTGCAACCTGAAGGATAAATGCAACAAGTTTCACGTGTGCAAATCCTTTGTCAAGGGAGAGTGCAAACTCCAGACCTGCAAACGGTCCCATCAGCTTATCCATGCTGCATCCTTGAAGCTGCTGCAGGACCAAGGACTGAATATTCCAAGTGTTGTTAATTTTCAGATAATCTCCACCTACAAGCATATGAAGCTGCACAAGATGCTTGAAAATACAG AGAATTCATCGCCTTCTACTGAGCATTCACAAGGCCTTGAGAAGCAAGGAGTGCACGCGGCTGGAGCTGCGGAAGCCGGTCCTCTGGCTTCTGTCCCTGCTCAGTCGGCTAAGAAGCCCTGCCCAG atggagtctcactgtgtcgcccaggctggagtgcagtggcatga
- the ZC3HAV1L gene encoding zinc finger CCCH-type antiviral protein 1-like isoform X2, with protein MAEPTVCSFLTKVLCAHGGRMFLRDLRGHVELSEARLRDVLQRAGPERFLLQEVETQEGLGDAEAEAAAGAVGGGGTSAWRVVAVSSVRLCARYQRGECQACDQLHFCRRHMLGKCPNRDCWSTCTLSHDIHTPVNMQVLKNHGLFGLNEAQLRILLLQNDPCLLPEVCLLYNKGEALYGYCNLKDKCNKFHVCKSFVKGECKLQTCKRSHQLIHAASLKLLQDQGLNIPSVVNFQIISTYKHMKLHKMLENTENSSPSTEHSQGLEKQGVHAAGAAEAGPLASVPAQSAKKPCPGKP; from the exons ATGGCGGAGCCCACGGTGTGCTCCTTTCTCACCAAGGTGCTGTGCGCCCACGGCGGCCGCATGTTCCTGCGGGACCTGCGCGGCCACGTGGAGCTGTCGGAGGCCAGGCTCCGGGACGTGCTGCAGCGCGCCGGGCCCGAGCGTTTCCTGCTGCAGGAGGTGGAGACCCAGGAGGGCCTCGGGGAcgcggaggccgaggcggcggcCGGCGCGGTGGGCGGTGGCGGCACCTCCGCCTGGAGGGTTGTGGCCGTGTCCTCTGTGCGCCTCTGCGCCCGCTACCAGCGCGGCGAGTGCCAGGCCTGCGACCAGCTGCACTTCTGCCGCCGGCACATGCTGGGCAAGTGCCCCAACCGGGACTGCTG GTCTACCTGTACCCTTTCCCATGATATCCACACACCTGTCAACATGCAGGTGCTGAAAAACCATGGACTTTTTGGTCTCAATGAAGCCCAGCTTCGGATCCTGCTTTTGCAGAATGACCCTTGTCTTTTACCAGAG GTCTGTTTGCTCTACAACAAAGGGGAAGCCCTCTATGGCTACTGCAACCTGAAGGATAAATGCAACAAGTTTCACGTGTGCAAATCCTTTGTCAAGGGAGAGTGCAAACTCCAGACCTGCAAACGGTCCCATCAGCTTATCCATGCTGCATCCTTGAAGCTGCTGCAGGACCAAGGACTGAATATTCCAAGTGTTGTTAATTTTCAGATAATCTCCACCTACAAGCATATGAAGCTGCACAAGATGCTTGAAAATACAG AGAATTCATCGCCTTCTACTGAGCATTCACAAGGCCTTGAGAAGCAAGGAGTGCACGCGGCTGGAGCTGCGGAAGCCGGTCCTCTGGCTTCTGTCCCTGCTCAGTCGGCTAAGAAGCCCTGCCCAGGTAAACCTTAA